A stretch of Elephas maximus indicus isolate mEleMax1 chromosome 20, mEleMax1 primary haplotype, whole genome shotgun sequence DNA encodes these proteins:
- the CAMP gene encoding cathelicidin antimicrobial peptide: protein METQRGSTSLQWWSLLLLLGLVVPPAAAKAFSYQEAVLRAVDGLNQQSSDANLYRLLKLNQQPSGDENPNTPKPVNFTVKETVCPRRTKLPAEQCDFKKNGLVKHCVGTVTLDQTTGFFDINCDRPRHVRRIRGLRKFFRKSKEKLKKVGRRVKGFFRDVLRRVPYLPGPRFSYAF from the exons atggagaCCCAGAGGGGCAGCACTTCCCTGCAGTGGTGGTCACTGTTGCTGCTGCTGGGCTTGGTGGTACCTCCGGCTGCTGCCAAGGCCTTCAGTTACCAAGAGGCCGTGCTCCGTGCTGTGGATGGCCTCAACCAGCAGTCCTCAGATGCCAATCTCTACCGTCTCCTGAAGCTGAACCAGCAGCCCAGTGGA GATGAGAACCCAAACACCCCAAAGCCTGTGAATTTTACAGTGAAGGAGACTGTGTGCCCTAGGAGGACAAAACTGCCTGCAGAGCAATGCGACTTCAAGAAGAATGGG CTGGTGAAGCATTGTGTGGGGACCGTCACCCTGGACCAGACCACTGGCTTCTTTGACATCAACTGTGATAGG CCCAGGCATGTCAGGAGAATTCGCGGCTTACGTAAATTCTTCCGGAAAAGTAAAGAGAAGCTCAAGAAAGTTGGCCGGAGAGTCAAGGGATTTTTTCGGGATGTTTTACGCCGGGTACCATATCTGCCTGGCCCTCGCTTTTCTTACGCGTTCTGA